In Persicimonas caeni, a single window of DNA contains:
- a CDS encoding CPBP family intramembrane glutamic endopeptidase, whose translation MNKSITVGFVVAFYAFLGVLAWVLASIFGDINLLVWHDANDTSVYFDAVLGVAVGIVVVLASNVLDRKAEWARELGREFGRTLGPLSTGDAFIFALASGVGEELLFRGFLQQILTEAVFSGAWADWAGLIAASLIFGLMHVGPDIKKFWPWTAMAVVLGAGFGWMYLYTGNVLAPILAHFTINFFNLQSIGRKYGHLKAGHEQQ comes from the coding sequence ATGAACAAAAGTATCACGGTAGGATTTGTCGTCGCGTTCTACGCCTTTTTGGGCGTGTTGGCCTGGGTGCTGGCGAGCATCTTCGGCGACATCAACCTACTCGTGTGGCACGACGCCAACGACACATCGGTCTACTTCGACGCCGTGCTCGGCGTCGCCGTCGGCATCGTCGTCGTTCTGGCGAGCAACGTGCTCGACCGTAAAGCCGAGTGGGCCAGGGAACTCGGGCGCGAGTTCGGACGCACCCTCGGGCCTCTGAGCACCGGTGACGCGTTCATCTTTGCGCTCGCCAGCGGCGTCGGCGAAGAATTGCTCTTTCGCGGATTCCTCCAGCAGATCCTTACCGAGGCCGTCTTCAGCGGCGCCTGGGCCGACTGGGCGGGTCTCATCGCAGCAAGCCTCATCTTCGGACTGATGCACGTCGGCCCGGACATCAAGAAGTTCTGGCCCTGGACGGCCATGGCGGTCGTACTCGGTGCTGGCTTTGGCTGGATGTACCTGTACACTGGAAACGTGCTCGCCCCGATACTGGCACACTTCACGATCAACTTCTTCAATTTGCAGTCGATCGGTCGCAAGTACGGACACCTGAAGGCCGGACATGAACAGCAGTAG
- the tsaE gene encoding tRNA (adenosine(37)-N6)-threonylcarbamoyltransferase complex ATPase subunit type 1 TsaE, with the protein MDAPQFDPQAFGLPESPALVLDLSDEEVTRRLGRALAQSLDAGAFVGLIGNLGAGKTTLVQSLVRTLAPDAEATSPTYTLLNEYETDPPVVHVDLYRLETYDELESIGYWDYAESGFAITCVEWLDRIPEAWPREGLILEMERVDSQRTARLWATPGFDTVAADISERLTS; encoded by the coding sequence ATGGACGCTCCCCAATTTGACCCGCAGGCGTTCGGCCTGCCCGAAAGTCCGGCTCTGGTCCTCGACCTGAGCGACGAAGAAGTCACGCGTCGGCTGGGCAGGGCGCTCGCCCAGAGCCTGGACGCCGGCGCGTTTGTCGGGCTGATCGGCAACCTGGGCGCCGGCAAGACCACGCTGGTCCAGTCGCTGGTGCGCACGCTGGCCCCCGACGCCGAGGCGACCAGCCCCACCTACACACTCCTCAACGAGTACGAGACCGACCCGCCGGTGGTCCACGTCGACCTGTACAGGCTCGAGACCTACGACGAGCTCGAGTCGATCGGCTACTGGGACTACGCCGAATCGGGTTTCGCCATCACCTGTGTCGAGTGGCTCGACCGCATCCCCGAGGCGTGGCCTCGCGAGGGACTGATCCTCGAGATGGAGCGGGTCGACTCCCAGCGCACCGCGCGCCTGTGGGCGACCCCGGGCTTCGACACCGTGGCCGCCGATATCTCCGAACGCCTCACTTCTTGA
- a CDS encoding protein kinase domain-containing protein, whose amino-acid sequence MSKRAPGVRNATEAPAEPTTLRTGDTVGGAFVVQRYLGSSDGAISYLCDEKGKDSQVVIKVLSMPYPGDEAFGKLRERIKVASSIRHQNLTKILGMGKTGKDEMFVAMEYVRGSSVSRVVAQRREAGDTLALRDVFTILAHACDALEEVHKRTTHGVLTPYNIYLSHKGVVKVGNLTFDRIAGEYLAQQKGTGPFVDSIYVAPEAAQNPTDLKPSADLFSLGMIAAELLSENGLPNDRKRARHLALDGMGKYPPSLVNLIASCIDSSPANRPASVRVFRDTFEDAAREAGETLGGPPPEGCLPIEPAVEDDSPSAVGDEDSDLFDIDLPGFGDDEADSDGEERYLVQKDGLDYGPFTKQQVLDQLYADDIDEYTQVLDRVTQDRVDLGEMDEFRAEVEEYIPKREERRRREAEARAELERKVKKGASVGLMIGVAVGVVVLVVQVIWYLNLPDPEPLPMEKAFASMDYKFLPPPKDFQTVAVDKDLMASIFNPEASEEEIARKIKRRSKKRGGKRRSGSGGGSGVTEVDMGSMSGSSKHLSDYEINQIIMSNFGQLRGCIMQELKSNRSFKGVTVQFFIRPSGTTGGVKIREGKYSNRPVGQCLKRRFRSMKFPEHGAVSNKGVTFPLRVQ is encoded by the coding sequence ATGAGCAAACGCGCGCCGGGCGTGCGCAACGCCACCGAGGCGCCGGCCGAGCCGACCACGCTTCGCACCGGCGACACCGTCGGCGGCGCGTTCGTCGTCCAGCGCTACTTGGGAAGCTCCGATGGCGCCATCAGTTACCTGTGTGACGAAAAGGGCAAGGACAGCCAGGTCGTCATCAAGGTCTTGTCGATGCCCTATCCGGGGGATGAGGCCTTTGGAAAGCTCCGCGAGCGCATCAAGGTCGCCAGCTCCATCCGCCACCAAAATCTGACCAAGATTTTGGGCATGGGCAAGACGGGCAAAGACGAGATGTTCGTTGCCATGGAGTACGTGCGCGGCTCGAGCGTCTCGCGCGTGGTCGCTCAGCGACGTGAAGCCGGCGATACGCTGGCGCTGCGCGATGTCTTCACCATCTTGGCGCACGCCTGTGATGCCCTCGAAGAGGTCCACAAGCGCACCACCCACGGCGTGCTGACCCCGTACAACATCTACCTGAGCCACAAAGGCGTGGTGAAGGTCGGCAACCTGACCTTCGACCGCATCGCTGGAGAGTATCTTGCCCAGCAAAAGGGCACTGGCCCCTTTGTCGACAGCATCTACGTGGCTCCGGAAGCCGCGCAGAACCCGACCGACCTGAAGCCGTCGGCCGATCTGTTCAGCCTCGGCATGATCGCCGCTGAATTGTTGAGCGAAAATGGGCTGCCGAACGACCGCAAGCGCGCGCGACACTTGGCTCTCGACGGCATGGGCAAATACCCGCCTTCGCTGGTCAACCTGATCGCTTCGTGTATCGATTCGTCGCCGGCCAACCGGCCCGCTAGCGTGCGGGTCTTCCGCGACACCTTCGAAGACGCCGCTCGCGAAGCCGGTGAGACCCTGGGCGGACCGCCTCCCGAGGGATGCCTCCCGATCGAGCCGGCCGTCGAAGACGATAGCCCCAGCGCCGTGGGCGACGAGGACAGCGACCTGTTCGACATCGACTTGCCCGGCTTTGGCGACGACGAAGCCGACAGCGACGGCGAAGAGCGCTATCTCGTCCAAAAGGACGGCCTCGACTACGGTCCCTTCACAAAGCAGCAAGTTCTCGACCAGCTCTACGCCGACGACATCGACGAGTACACGCAGGTCCTCGACCGCGTCACCCAAGATCGCGTCGATCTGGGCGAAATGGACGAGTTCCGCGCCGAGGTCGAGGAGTATATCCCCAAGCGTGAAGAGCGCCGCCGCCGCGAAGCCGAGGCCCGCGCCGAGCTGGAGCGAAAGGTCAAGAAGGGCGCCTCCGTGGGCCTCATGATCGGCGTCGCCGTCGGCGTCGTCGTCCTCGTCGTGCAGGTGATCTGGTACCTCAATCTGCCGGACCCCGAGCCACTGCCGATGGAGAAGGCCTTCGCCTCGATGGACTACAAGTTCTTGCCGCCGCCCAAAGACTTTCAGACCGTCGCGGTGGACAAAGACCTGATGGCAAGTATCTTCAACCCCGAAGCAAGCGAGGAAGAAATCGCGCGCAAGATCAAGCGCCGCTCCAAAAAGCGCGGAGGCAAGCGCCGAAGCGGCTCTGGGGGCGGTAGCGGGGTCACCGAGGTCGACATGGGCAGCATGTCCGGCTCCTCGAAGCACCTGAGCGACTACGAGATCAACCAGATCATCATGTCGAACTTCGGCCAGCTTCGCGGCTGCATCATGCAGGAGCTCAAGAGCAACCGATCCTTCAAGGGTGTGACCGTGCAGTTCTTCATCCGTCCGTCGGGTACCACCGGTGGCGTGAAGATTCGCGAGGGCAAATACTCGAACCGCCCGGTCGGCCAGTGCCTCAAGCGTCGCTTCCGCTCGATGAAGTTCCCGGAGCATGGCGCTGTGAGCAACAAGGGCGTCACGTTCCCGCTTCGCGTACAATGA
- a CDS encoding nuclear transport factor 2 family protein: MMLALAVSVAGSGCEKESTWDEPGPAASFENFLMDWYRGEYETAFETITPEDRQVLTKPLDELEGKLDAQDMPAKADMLVVGRVDNPYDIKDIDLAEPLETKPDKGQKVTLELVYHDGREGEATMIWGGDRWYVDLPLEQKASEPAPKDAQEPKPEGQAADKPEQPSADEETDADGGSLHDQQQHDQQQDAGRQQGEQQ, encoded by the coding sequence ATGATGCTCGCCCTCGCGGTGAGCGTTGCGGGCTCCGGGTGCGAGAAAGAGAGCACCTGGGACGAGCCCGGCCCGGCCGCCTCCTTCGAGAATTTCTTGATGGATTGGTACCGCGGAGAATACGAAACTGCCTTCGAGACGATCACGCCGGAAGACCGTCAGGTGCTGACGAAGCCGCTCGATGAACTCGAGGGCAAACTCGACGCGCAGGACATGCCCGCCAAGGCCGACATGCTGGTGGTCGGGCGGGTCGATAACCCGTACGACATCAAGGATATCGATCTGGCAGAGCCGCTCGAGACCAAGCCTGACAAGGGTCAAAAAGTGACCCTCGAGCTTGTTTATCACGACGGCCGCGAAGGTGAGGCGACTATGATCTGGGGCGGCGACCGCTGGTATGTCGACCTGCCGCTCGAGCAAAAGGCATCGGAGCCGGCTCCGAAAGATGCACAAGAGCCAAAGCCGGAAGGGCAAGCGGCGGATAAGCCGGAGCAGCCCTCGGCTGACGAAGAGACAGACGCAGACGGCGGCAGCCTGCACGACCAGCAGCAGCACGACCAGCAGCAAGATGCTGGGCGGCAACAAGGCGAGCAGCAGTAG
- a CDS encoding DUF4388 domain-containing protein: MSETTAHRIQLREGNATVRRLMAEALEESGFEVMGEADEELADLLIVDVDSGLEEVELLQTSYTAEDRPVLVCGLRPSRESHAQDNWLERPFSPSSFIAQCRNLLGLNEAAPASGLDSAYPGLHEDSTPETQRLTLEDAEKLEEELGLEKGALSAPPKSEGQDDQDEFDAALMDTHDLNAEEGAEFLEIDTSSSIVLDVEDLEDVHEELAAGGSFIGEVERASVAEDEFDWEEPIVEAPEQLRSPTLSQTMPDAPAVMAPDSVLDEVSEEGPFPEPPVDDAPSSHGSVAQLPPQLERQIESVAKLLANSWGRIGLAARPRDRADHMRRVLRAIFTDGLSAAAAEVERIPGSRGFSGDLSSLDLEALLNTVRDRQLRGRLELSVGDDDYVLYLNGGVLDDIENLSGDDDALLLEILLEQGRIAHEVYERLAQSLNDELGAPILMQLREDQLVGVDDLAHARRERAVRLIRGLSEARGGRFAFMDVDKGSGHAWPVDGISANVDALLDDALLGGASEFADALDETFVPEGLEIDEQLPQTVEVPDPDEEL, encoded by the coding sequence ATGAGTGAGACGACAGCGCATCGAATCCAGCTGAGGGAGGGCAACGCCACCGTCCGGCGTTTGATGGCCGAAGCCCTCGAAGAATCGGGCTTTGAAGTCATGGGGGAGGCCGATGAAGAGCTCGCCGATTTGTTGATCGTCGACGTCGACAGCGGCCTCGAGGAGGTCGAACTGCTGCAGACGAGCTACACCGCCGAGGACCGTCCGGTGCTCGTATGCGGGTTGCGCCCGTCACGAGAGTCGCACGCGCAGGACAATTGGCTCGAGCGGCCGTTCTCGCCGAGCAGCTTCATCGCCCAGTGTCGCAATCTGCTCGGGCTCAACGAAGCCGCCCCAGCTTCCGGCTTGGACTCCGCGTATCCGGGGCTGCACGAAGATTCGACCCCGGAGACGCAGCGGTTGACCCTCGAAGACGCCGAAAAGCTCGAAGAGGAGCTCGGCCTCGAAAAAGGAGCCTTGAGCGCTCCTCCGAAATCCGAGGGACAGGACGACCAAGACGAGTTCGACGCTGCGCTCATGGACACCCACGACCTGAACGCAGAGGAGGGCGCCGAGTTTCTCGAGATCGACACCTCCAGCAGCATTGTGCTCGACGTCGAGGACCTGGAAGACGTCCACGAAGAGTTGGCGGCCGGAGGGTCGTTTATCGGCGAAGTGGAGCGGGCGAGTGTTGCTGAAGACGAGTTCGATTGGGAAGAGCCGATCGTCGAGGCGCCCGAGCAGCTTCGAAGCCCCACGTTGAGCCAAACGATGCCCGACGCGCCCGCGGTGATGGCGCCCGACAGTGTGCTCGACGAGGTCTCCGAGGAGGGCCCGTTTCCCGAGCCGCCGGTCGACGACGCTCCCTCCTCGCACGGCTCGGTGGCTCAACTTCCGCCGCAGCTCGAGCGACAAATCGAGAGCGTCGCCAAGTTGCTGGCGAATTCGTGGGGCCGCATCGGCCTGGCCGCTCGCCCGCGAGATCGGGCCGACCATATGCGACGAGTCCTGCGCGCGATCTTCACCGACGGGCTGAGCGCAGCCGCCGCCGAAGTCGAGCGAATTCCTGGCAGCCGGGGCTTCAGCGGTGACCTGAGCTCGCTCGATCTGGAGGCACTCTTGAATACGGTACGCGACCGTCAGTTGAGAGGCCGACTCGAACTTTCCGTTGGCGACGACGACTACGTGCTTTACCTCAATGGAGGGGTACTCGATGACATCGAGAATCTGTCGGGCGACGACGACGCGCTTCTTCTCGAGATTTTGCTCGAGCAGGGCCGCATTGCCCACGAGGTTTATGAGCGGCTCGCGCAGTCGTTGAACGACGAGCTGGGCGCGCCGATTCTCATGCAACTTCGCGAGGATCAGCTCGTCGGGGTGGACGACCTCGCACACGCGCGGCGTGAGCGTGCCGTACGCTTGATTCGTGGGCTCAGCGAAGCCCGCGGCGGCCGGTTCGCGTTTATGGACGTCGATAAGGGAAGTGGCCACGCGTGGCCCGTCGACGGAATCTCGGCCAACGTCGACGCGTTGCTCGACGATGCGCTACTTGGCGGCGCGTCGGAGTTCGCCGATGCTCTCGACGAGACTTTCGTGCCCGAGGGACTCGAGATCGATGAGCAGTTGCCCCAGACGGTGGAAGTGCCCGATCCGGATGAAGAATTGTGA